A single Anopheles maculipalpis chromosome 3RL, idAnoMacuDA_375_x, whole genome shotgun sequence DNA region contains:
- the LOC126566019 gene encoding uncharacterized protein LOC126566019 → MAPRKKTTKVPAKPTNPPARRESAELPPEPSRRNERNSNFRSLKTVDELRSVMGVESEDSHSNSENESLRSNTNQSRPNFSFLPSHKHSSPNTVKRTISGPSTTAHRLTSMPTVPNTDLEHQDSSAASTNAPTPKSGSRKSTRSVANSEASTSSEASQRAEPEPQPSTSQQHSHSRKQQTPGQLKLLKEIIRLQSTVDNLIPKMCFARVIREILAEYAHRPLRVSPDMLFCLQEAAEIYLVQLFEDSYRCTIHRGRVTLIPKDMRLACALRRDN, encoded by the coding sequence ATGGCACCGAGAAAAAAGACTACAAAAGTACCAGCAAAACCGACAAATCCACCAGCAAGACGGGAATCGGCCGAACTACCGCCAGAACCTTCGCGTCGAAATGAACGTAACAGCAACTTCCGCTCCCTAAAAACAGTGGACGAGCTTCGGAGCGTAATGGGCGTGGAATCGGAGGATTCCCACAGCAATAGCGAGAATGAATCGTTGCGCAGCAACACGAACCAATCGCGTCCTAACTTTTCCTTCCTGCCGTCGCACAAACATTCCAGCCCGAACACCGTCAAACGGACTATCTCGGGTCCGTCCACCACAGCCCATCGGCTTACCAGCATGCCGACTGTACCGAACACGGATCTGGAACACCAGGATAGTTCGGCCGCTTCGACTAACGCCCCCACACCGAAATCCGGCAGCCGTAAATCAACGCGATCCGTAGCAAATAGCGAAGCCAGCACATCCAGCGAAGCGTCGCAGCGAGCCGAGCCCGAGCCCCAGCCTAGCACATCGCAACAACATTCGCACAGCCGCAAACAGCAAACGCCCGGCCAGCTGAAGTTGTTGAAGGAGATCATAAGACTGCAAAGCACGGTGGACAATCTTATTCCGAAGATGTGCTTCGCGCGCGTTATTCGCGAAATTCTGGCCGAGTATGCGCACCGGCCGCTACGGGTTTCACCGGATATGCTGTTCTGCCTGCAGGAAGCGGCCGAGATTTACTTGGTTCAGCTGTTCGAAGATTCATACCGATGTACAATTCACCGCGGTCGGGTGACGCTCATTCCCAAGGATATGCGGCTTGCCTGCGCACTTCGTCGAGATAATTAA